The Methylacidimicrobium sp. B4 genome contains a region encoding:
- a CDS encoding F0F1 ATP synthase subunit A — translation MFFLATAEPTSHAPLVHPAAPTLFHLGPLPITASMVHSWVILLLLFLVIRLGTARLEMVPSGLQNAIEAAVEGLERLTRGLLEPKVADWCFPLVATYFIFIAVSNLTGLVPGVGTIGFGTVKAGSHLPYSVEHPHVSLLRPPTSDANMTSAMAVIYFFVSLYWALKYHHGPWGLLVHIFGVKGGMKGWILIPLAVLFFAVGLMEALSIVIRAIALAMRLYGNVYGGESVLVLMTGMLGGLAAVPFYFFEFAVALIQALIFTLLAIVFTGTLCSHEESHK, via the coding sequence ATGTTTTTCCTAGCTACGGCCGAGCCTACCAGCCATGCCCCGCTCGTTCATCCAGCGGCCCCCACGCTTTTTCATCTGGGCCCGCTCCCGATTACTGCGTCGATGGTCCATAGCTGGGTGATCCTTTTGCTCCTTTTTCTCGTGATCCGCCTGGGAACCGCCCGACTGGAGATGGTGCCCTCGGGCCTCCAGAACGCGATCGAGGCCGCGGTCGAAGGTTTGGAACGCCTCACGCGAGGGCTGCTTGAGCCCAAGGTCGCCGACTGGTGCTTTCCCCTCGTCGCCACCTACTTCATCTTCATCGCGGTCTCCAACCTGACCGGGCTGGTTCCCGGTGTGGGCACGATCGGCTTTGGAACCGTGAAGGCTGGCTCTCATTTGCCCTACTCCGTCGAGCACCCCCATGTCTCTCTTTTGCGACCGCCGACGTCCGACGCGAACATGACGAGCGCGATGGCCGTGATCTACTTCTTCGTGAGTCTCTATTGGGCTCTCAAGTACCACCACGGCCCCTGGGGCCTCCTCGTGCATATCTTTGGGGTGAAGGGCGGAATGAAGGGATGGATCTTGATCCCGCTCGCGGTCCTCTTCTTCGCCGTGGGTCTCATGGAAGCCCTTTCGATCGTCATTCGGGCCATCGCGCTGGCCATGCGGCTCTATGGGAACGTGTACGGGGGCGAGTCGGTGCTGGTGCTCATGACCGGCATGCTCGGCGGGCTCGCGGCCGTTCCGTTTTACTTCTTCGAATTTGCCGTGGCGCTGATCCAGGCCTTGATCTTTACCCTTCTTGCGATCGTCTTCACGGGGACTCTTTGCTCGCACGAGGAGTCCCACAAGTGA
- a CDS encoding ATPase, giving the protein MSGNIAVGLAATGGAIGVGLAALGAAGAIGRNPGSFGLVFTTALLGMALSEGLAILVFFVVGR; this is encoded by the coding sequence ATGAGTGGAAATATCGCGGTGGGTCTTGCGGCTACCGGCGGCGCCATTGGCGTTGGCCTCGCCGCGTTGGGGGCCGCCGGAGCCATCGGTCGGAATCCGGGCTCCTTCGGGCTTGTCTTTACTACGGCGCTTTTGGGGATGGCCCTTTCCGAAGGCCTCGCTATTCTGGTCTTCTTCGTCGTCGGGAGGTAG
- the atpF gene encoding F0F1 ATP synthase subunit B yields the protein MGDALVQLGIDWPRFIAQTINFAIVLWVLNRFAYRPVLRLLEERRTRIAESLQNAERIQKELAAAEEARREILHQANERASQLIAEAEQTAKLQGEKLLKEAAEESERILAKARARAEQEQQESRAVVRREVGELVLALTAKVSGKVLSVEDQERLRAETMAQLPAEPRTDFPPAPDSQRN from the coding sequence ATGGGCGACGCACTCGTTCAGCTCGGAATCGACTGGCCCAGGTTCATCGCGCAGACGATCAACTTTGCCATCGTTCTCTGGGTGTTGAATCGGTTCGCCTATCGACCGGTCCTGCGGCTCCTGGAAGAGCGCCGAACCCGCATAGCGGAGAGCCTGCAGAACGCCGAACGGATTCAGAAGGAGCTCGCGGCCGCGGAGGAAGCGCGGCGAGAAATCCTCCACCAAGCCAACGAGCGGGCTTCTCAGCTCATCGCCGAAGCCGAGCAAACGGCGAAGTTGCAAGGCGAGAAGCTCCTCAAAGAAGCGGCGGAAGAATCGGAGCGGATCCTGGCGAAGGCACGAGCGCGAGCGGAGCAGGAGCAGCAGGAGAGCCGGGCGGTCGTTCGCCGGGAAGTGGGGGAGCTCGTGCTCGCCCTCACGGCCAAGGTGTCCGGAAAGGTTTTGTCCGTCGAGGATCAGGAGCGCTTGCGCGCCGAGACGATGGCTCAGCTGCCGGCGGAGCCACGGACCGATTTCCCCCCCGCGCCCGACTCCCAGAGGAATTAA
- a CDS encoding F0F1 ATP synthase subunit delta, translating into MKLSRQARRKAKALFRLCFEGAVLDPGRVRQVVTVLLDQKPRGYLPILQRLRQLVAYRIAENTLSIESATPLPDQGGSLFAVLEARYGAALEKRYLVRPELIGGMRIQKGSTVWDGSISQRLQTLEATLV; encoded by the coding sequence GTGAAGCTCTCTCGACAAGCTCGCCGCAAAGCAAAAGCCCTCTTCCGACTCTGCTTCGAAGGCGCAGTTCTTGATCCGGGCAGGGTCCGTCAGGTCGTGACGGTGCTGCTCGACCAAAAGCCGCGCGGCTATCTCCCGATCCTGCAGCGCCTGCGTCAGCTGGTGGCCTACCGGATCGCCGAAAACACGCTTTCCATTGAGAGCGCTACCCCGCTCCCTGATCAGGGCGGCTCCCTCTTCGCGGTGCTCGAAGCCCGATACGGTGCTGCGCTCGAGAAGCGCTACCTGGTGCGCCCGGAACTGATTGGAGGCATGCGCATCCAAAAAGGGAGCACGGTCTGGGACGGATCGATCTCCCAGAGGTTGCAAACGCTGGAAGCCACGCTAGTCTGA
- the atpA gene encoding F0F1 ATP synthase subunit alpha, with protein sequence MSTLLEEIENRIADLRREVAKTDVGTVRETGDGVVKIEGLGNVGMNEILEFPDRRDTFGQPIRALALNLEETEVGGVILGEFTQIREGDQVRSTGKLLQVPVGKGLLGRVISPLGQPLDGKGAIEASLSYPMERIAPGIIQRRSVSQPVQTGIAAIDSMIPIGRGQRELIIGDRATGKTTIAVDSILNQARINRANESNPDYRPLYSIYVAVGQKNANVARVLDVLESHDALSSTIVVVAAASDPVTLQYLAPFAGAAIGEWFMENGMDALVVYDDLSKHAAAYRQLSLVLKRPSGREAYPGDVFYLHSRLLERAARLGERYGNGSLTALPIIETQAGDVSAYIPTNVISITDGQIYLETDLFYQGIRPAISVGLSVSRVGSAAQVKAIRQVAGKVKLELAQFRELAAFAQFASDLDPATKAKLDRGARIVEIFKQPQYSPVPVEVQVATLWGVQNNFFDSVPVPQVKAFQEKLVQFLQSRHPGVLDEIRQKGVLDEGITKSLRSAFENFTQAYTA encoded by the coding sequence ATGAGCACCTTACTCGAAGAGATTGAAAATCGCATCGCGGACCTCCGACGGGAAGTCGCCAAGACCGATGTGGGCACCGTCCGCGAAACGGGCGACGGTGTGGTCAAGATCGAGGGGCTCGGGAATGTCGGCATGAACGAGATTCTCGAGTTTCCGGATCGCCGGGACACCTTCGGTCAACCCATCCGCGCCTTGGCGCTCAATCTGGAAGAGACCGAGGTTGGTGGGGTCATTCTGGGAGAGTTCACGCAGATTCGCGAGGGCGACCAGGTGCGCTCTACGGGAAAGTTGCTCCAGGTCCCGGTGGGAAAGGGGCTCTTGGGGAGGGTGATCAGCCCCTTGGGCCAGCCGCTCGATGGAAAGGGCGCGATCGAAGCATCTCTCTCGTATCCGATGGAGCGGATCGCGCCCGGCATCATTCAGCGCCGCTCGGTCAGCCAGCCGGTCCAGACCGGGATCGCCGCCATTGACAGCATGATCCCCATCGGCCGCGGCCAGCGCGAGCTGATCATCGGGGACCGTGCGACCGGAAAGACGACGATTGCCGTGGATTCCATCCTCAACCAGGCGCGGATCAACCGTGCCAACGAGAGCAATCCCGACTATCGGCCTCTCTATTCGATCTATGTCGCCGTTGGTCAGAAGAATGCCAACGTCGCCCGGGTTCTCGACGTGCTCGAATCGCACGATGCGTTGTCGAGCACGATCGTCGTGGTGGCGGCGGCGTCGGATCCGGTGACTCTCCAATACCTCGCCCCATTTGCGGGTGCGGCGATCGGTGAGTGGTTCATGGAAAACGGAATGGATGCACTGGTCGTCTACGACGATCTCTCCAAGCATGCTGCGGCCTATCGGCAGCTTTCCCTCGTGCTCAAGCGGCCTTCGGGCCGTGAGGCCTATCCGGGAGATGTCTTTTACCTCCATTCCCGCCTGTTGGAGCGGGCGGCCCGGCTCGGCGAGCGCTATGGCAACGGGAGCTTGACAGCCCTGCCAATCATCGAGACTCAGGCTGGCGACGTTTCGGCTTATATTCCGACCAACGTCATCTCCATTACCGACGGGCAGATCTATCTCGAAACCGATCTCTTCTATCAAGGGATTCGCCCCGCGATCAGCGTGGGGCTCTCGGTATCGCGTGTGGGATCGGCCGCCCAAGTGAAGGCGATCCGGCAAGTTGCGGGAAAGGTGAAGCTCGAGCTCGCCCAATTCCGGGAGCTTGCGGCCTTTGCGCAATTTGCCTCGGACCTCGATCCGGCGACCAAGGCCAAGCTCGATCGTGGTGCGCGGATCGTGGAAATTTTCAAGCAGCCCCAATACAGCCCGGTGCCGGTGGAAGTCCAGGTGGCCACTCTCTGGGGGGTGCAGAACAACTTCTTTGATTCCGTCCCAGTGCCGCAGGTAAAGGCGTTTCAGGAAAAGCTGGTCCAATTCCTCCAGAGCCGACACCCGGGCGTTCTCGATGAGATCCGTCAAAAGGGCGTCCTGGACGAGGGGATCACCAAGTCTCTCAGGTCGGCGTTCGAAAACTTCACTCAGGCCTACACCGCCTAG
- the atpG gene encoding ATP synthase F1 subunit gamma: MASTREIRRRIRSVKNTAQITKAMQMVAASKMRRAQLRALEGRPYQKLLEEITHSLVPQVGQLRHPLLNPRPVQRRAVLVISTDKGLCGSLNTNLFRELLRRHSPDRAYVSVGRKARSFLASLPSSTGETLLADFELRDNLTFRDGKRISRFLLEKFSAGEIDAIDVAHTHFVNALVQTTVIRPLVPIAPETLPQGEPSATVVVPDNFEPSPEELLDALLPFFVDWNIYQALLDSLASEHSARMIAMKNATENAKELVGDLTLEYNKARQEGITREILEIATAQIALE; encoded by the coding sequence ATGGCCAGCACCCGTGAAATTCGCCGAAGGATCCGTTCGGTCAAGAACACCGCTCAGATCACCAAGGCGATGCAAATGGTAGCCGCCTCCAAGATGCGCCGCGCCCAGCTCCGTGCGCTCGAGGGAAGACCCTATCAGAAGCTGCTCGAGGAGATCACCCACAGCCTCGTTCCTCAAGTGGGGCAGCTGCGGCACCCGCTGCTCAACCCGCGGCCGGTACAACGCCGCGCGGTGCTGGTCATCTCGACCGACAAAGGTCTTTGCGGCTCCCTGAATACGAACCTCTTTCGCGAGCTGCTCCGCCGTCACAGCCCAGACCGGGCCTATGTGAGCGTGGGGCGGAAGGCAAGGAGCTTCCTCGCCAGCCTCCCGAGCTCGACGGGGGAGACGTTGCTGGCCGATTTCGAGCTGCGGGATAACCTGACCTTTCGCGATGGCAAGCGGATCAGCCGATTCCTTCTGGAGAAGTTCTCCGCCGGTGAGATCGACGCGATCGACGTCGCTCACACCCATTTCGTCAACGCGCTCGTGCAGACGACGGTGATTCGTCCACTCGTGCCGATTGCGCCGGAAACCCTGCCGCAGGGCGAGCCGTCCGCAACCGTGGTAGTGCCGGACAACTTCGAGCCCTCTCCTGAGGAGCTGCTCGATGCCCTGTTGCCCTTCTTCGTCGATTGGAATATCTATCAGGCCCTGCTCGATAGCTTGGCATCGGAGCACAGCGCCCGCATGATCGCGATGAAGAACGCGACCGAAAATGCCAAGGAGCTCGTCGGCGACCTTACACTCGAGTACAACAAGGCGCGTCAAGAGGGCATCACCCGCGAAATTCTGGAGATCGCTACGGCGCAGATCGCGCTGGAGTGA
- the atpD gene encoding F0F1 ATP synthase subunit beta — protein sequence MSTGKIVQVIGPVVDLEFPEESVPAIYNALLVHLEREGKMIELTLETQQHLGEGWVRAVAMSSTDGLRRGMEAEDTGQPISVPVGPAVLGRVFNVLGDPVDERGPVAASKRYPIHRKAPDLAAQSTKTSILETGIKVIDLICPFLRGGKAGAFGGAGVGKTVVIMELINNIAKAHGGFSVFAGVGERTREGNDLYNEMAEAKVINLENVSDSKVALVYGQMNEPPGARLRVGLSALAMAEYFRDEMNQDVLLFIDNIFRFSQAGSEVSALLGRTPSAVGYQPTLASEMGALQERITSTRTGSITSFQAVYVPADDLTDPAPANTFAHLDSTIVLERAIAEQGIYPAVDPLASTSKALAADIVGEEHYNVARGVQRVLQRYKDLQDIIAILGMDELSPEDKQTVYRARKIQRFLSQPFHVAEVFTGTKGEYVPVAETIRGFREILDGKHDEVPEGNFYMKGTIDQVVASGK from the coding sequence ATGAGCACAGGTAAAATCGTTCAAGTCATCGGTCCCGTCGTCGATCTGGAATTCCCGGAAGAGAGCGTCCCGGCAATCTACAATGCCCTGCTGGTTCACCTGGAAAGAGAGGGCAAGATGATCGAGCTCACGCTCGAAACGCAACAGCATCTGGGAGAAGGGTGGGTGCGCGCCGTGGCGATGTCGAGCACCGACGGGCTCCGCAGGGGCATGGAGGCGGAGGATACGGGGCAGCCCATTTCGGTGCCGGTTGGGCCCGCTGTCCTCGGTCGGGTCTTCAACGTGCTGGGCGATCCGGTCGACGAACGGGGACCGGTCGCGGCGAGCAAGCGCTACCCGATCCATCGCAAGGCGCCCGACCTGGCAGCTCAGAGCACCAAGACGTCGATCCTCGAGACTGGGATCAAGGTCATCGACTTGATCTGCCCCTTCCTGCGGGGAGGAAAGGCGGGCGCTTTCGGCGGAGCCGGAGTGGGCAAGACGGTCGTGATCATGGAGCTGATCAACAACATCGCCAAGGCGCACGGGGGATTTTCGGTCTTTGCCGGCGTGGGCGAAAGAACGCGCGAGGGAAACGATCTCTACAACGAGATGGCGGAGGCCAAGGTCATTAACCTCGAAAATGTCTCCGATTCCAAGGTGGCATTGGTCTACGGCCAGATGAACGAGCCCCCGGGCGCACGCCTCCGGGTCGGGCTCTCCGCCCTGGCGATGGCCGAGTACTTCCGGGACGAGATGAATCAAGACGTTCTGCTCTTCATCGACAACATCTTCCGCTTTTCCCAAGCCGGTTCGGAGGTCTCCGCCCTTCTCGGGCGCACGCCCAGTGCGGTCGGCTACCAACCGACCCTCGCCTCGGAAATGGGGGCGCTGCAGGAACGGATCACCTCGACGCGGACCGGCTCGATCACTTCTTTCCAAGCCGTCTACGTCCCGGCCGACGACCTTACCGATCCCGCGCCCGCGAACACCTTCGCGCACCTTGATTCGACGATCGTCCTGGAGCGGGCGATCGCCGAGCAGGGGATTTATCCGGCGGTAGACCCTCTCGCCTCGACCTCCAAGGCGCTTGCGGCAGATATCGTGGGAGAGGAGCATTACAACGTCGCCCGAGGCGTACAGCGCGTCCTGCAGCGCTACAAGGATCTGCAGGACATCATCGCGATCCTTGGGATGGATGAGCTCTCGCCCGAGGATAAGCAGACGGTCTATCGCGCCCGGAAGATTCAACGGTTCCTGAGCCAACCGTTCCATGTGGCCGAAGTATTCACCGGGACCAAAGGGGAATACGTGCCTGTAGCCGAAACCATTCGGGGCTTCCGCGAGATTCTCGACGGGAAGCATGATGAGGTGCCTGAAGGCAACTTCTACATGAAGGGAACGATCGACCAGGTCGTCGCGAGTGGCAAATGA
- the atpC gene encoding ATP synthase F1 subunit epsilon, whose protein sequence is MSLLHVEIVTPEGVRFAQDVEMATFPGEEGEMGVYPNHEPLITRIVPGELVLQAGGERKVLAVGEGFAKISSARLVLLSDMALYEEEIEEAKVAEAVERAQQALRQKELGEEEQAATAALLARSLAQLKVKRRHRSA, encoded by the coding sequence ATGAGCCTGCTCCACGTGGAAATCGTTACTCCGGAAGGAGTGCGCTTCGCCCAGGACGTGGAGATGGCAACCTTTCCCGGAGAGGAAGGGGAAATGGGCGTCTACCCCAACCACGAACCGCTCATCACGCGCATCGTACCGGGAGAGCTCGTCCTGCAAGCGGGAGGGGAGCGTAAGGTCCTGGCGGTGGGAGAAGGCTTTGCCAAGATTTCTTCCGCACGCCTCGTGCTTCTGTCCGACATGGCCCTCTACGAAGAAGAGATCGAGGAGGCCAAAGTGGCCGAAGCCGTCGAGCGCGCGCAACAGGCTTTGCGCCAGAAGGAGCTTGGAGAGGAGGAGCAGGCGGCCACGGCGGCGCTGCTGGCTCGTTCGCTTGCGCAGCTCAAGGTCAAGCGCCGCCACCGCTCGGCCTGA
- a CDS encoding DUF971 domain-containing protein: MPAPLAPVDVQLVGTELAIRWRDGRESYLPLEALRRNCPCALCQGESTATTTYSPKKKDYSAESFVVRSLQVVGGYALQIVWADGHATGIYPYSYLLSLGEESPPPR; this comes from the coding sequence GTGCCTGCCCCTTTGGCTCCGGTCGATGTTCAACTCGTCGGCACCGAACTAGCGATCCGATGGCGGGACGGCAGGGAAAGCTACCTCCCGCTGGAGGCCCTCCGCCGCAACTGCCCTTGTGCGCTCTGCCAGGGCGAGAGCACGGCAACGACGACCTATTCTCCCAAGAAGAAGGACTACTCTGCGGAGAGCTTCGTCGTGCGGTCCCTCCAAGTGGTCGGAGGCTATGCACTCCAGATCGTCTGGGCCGATGGGCACGCAACCGGCATCTATCCCTACTCCTATCTTCTCTCCCTCGGCGAGGAGTCCCCACCGCCGCGCTAA
- the tilS gene encoding tRNA lysidine(34) synthetase TilS, with product MENLPVQLLAAVSGGLDSCVLLDALVLCGKHPTVVHYDHGWRSDSREDAAFVGQLAASYGLPFLEEKGGSPGIKSEGAARNRRYEFFARAARTTGCSDLALGHHAEDQVETLLLQLLRGSGSHARGMRESEVRAGLRLHRPFLWLDRSQVREHARVRGLHWREDRSNDDRRYLRNRIRHELLPFLEERFSPHVRRSLLRFCRIRIAEEEWMTELVRKEAEGNSLSIADLGHAPLGRQRRVVHLWLRRRGVPDISLADVESVRGLACGERNGKEYPLAGGWHAVRKDGAISLKHLALSCASINT from the coding sequence GTGGAGAACCTTCCGGTCCAGCTCCTGGCTGCGGTCTCGGGGGGGCTCGATTCGTGCGTTCTGCTCGATGCTCTGGTTCTCTGCGGCAAGCATCCGACCGTGGTTCATTATGATCATGGTTGGCGCTCCGACAGTCGGGAGGATGCCGCCTTCGTCGGGCAGCTTGCGGCATCGTATGGCCTCCCCTTTTTGGAAGAGAAGGGCGGCTCGCCTGGGATCAAGTCGGAAGGGGCGGCACGGAACCGGCGGTACGAGTTTTTCGCACGCGCTGCCCGCACGACGGGCTGTTCTGATCTGGCCTTGGGACACCACGCGGAGGACCAAGTGGAAACGCTTCTCCTGCAGCTGCTGCGCGGCAGCGGCTCCCACGCGCGGGGCATGCGGGAGAGCGAGGTGCGCGCCGGACTGCGTCTTCACCGCCCCTTTCTCTGGCTCGATCGGAGCCAGGTCCGGGAGCATGCGCGCGTTCGGGGTTTGCACTGGCGGGAAGATCGCTCGAACGACGACCGACGCTATCTTCGGAACCGGATTCGGCACGAACTGCTGCCCTTTCTGGAAGAGCGCTTTTCGCCCCATGTCCGACGGTCTCTGCTCCGCTTCTGCCGTATCCGCATTGCGGAAGAGGAGTGGATGACCGAGCTGGTTCGCAAGGAGGCGGAAGGAAACAGCCTTTCCATTGCAGACCTGGGCCATGCTCCCCTCGGCCGACAGCGACGAGTGGTCCACCTTTGGCTTCGTCGGCGAGGCGTTCCCGACATTTCCCTTGCGGATGTCGAGTCGGTCCGTGGCCTGGCTTGCGGCGAGCGGAACGGAAAGGAATATCCCCTTGCTGGCGGCTGGCATGCCGTCCGAAAGGATGGCGCAATCTCCCTCAAGCATCTGGCACTCTCGTGCGCCTCAATCAATACCTAG